The following coding sequences are from one Streptomyces sp. NBC_00536 window:
- a CDS encoding serine/threonine-protein kinase gives MVGLLVAPEQLGVLTVVVAGAALVVRLTSLPLLLRVQERLRQRASAARTGAELPPGVPAALIGELAVGLIGAVALVLLISSQPGSSYGLMTGLMQALAAAQYYANDSALAWFVAASIATPVVWLLLWLWTQRNLLTAVSPAGAWATPSDRLRLAGLFALRAVLGLFAPAGLLLAALVFQVVAVVTSSRARSGGGSAAGPLAPAPQPAQPARYVPTQADRGFSAGAAPQVAYQELRPHEPRTIGGYHLLGRIGAGGMGTVYLARREGAATQVALKTINPELLDDDDLLRRFEREAEVLAMVSGAYTARVLDSGVDAGRPYLVMELLDGRPLDVHLREQGPIRSPEALRALALALAVALSGVHRLGLVHRDLKPANIMLTTAGPRLLDFGIASIVDGTRLTRTGGGPGTLTYMAPEQFGEGRVGPTADVWAWACSVVCAAHGSSPFAATSTGAVIRRILDTGPEPAALAAVRSLDPALAAAVARALTVDPTRRPTDGMALIELLTAHQSPHHAATDAAPALRDQITQGWRTLAL, from the coding sequence ATGGTGGGACTTCTGGTGGCCCCAGAGCAGTTGGGCGTCCTGACCGTGGTCGTGGCGGGGGCGGCTCTGGTGGTCCGGTTGACGTCACTGCCGCTGTTGTTGCGTGTTCAGGAACGGTTGCGCCAGCGAGCGTCGGCGGCCCGTACCGGGGCCGAGCTGCCGCCGGGGGTCCCTGCGGCGCTCATCGGGGAACTGGCGGTGGGGCTCATTGGCGCCGTCGCCCTGGTGTTGCTGATTTCCTCTCAGCCTGGCTCCAGCTACGGCCTCATGACGGGGCTCATGCAGGCCCTGGCCGCCGCTCAGTACTACGCCAACGATTCAGCGCTCGCCTGGTTCGTCGCTGCCTCGATCGCGACGCCGGTCGTCTGGCTGCTGCTGTGGCTCTGGACGCAGCGCAACCTGCTGACCGCCGTGTCGCCTGCGGGGGCTTGGGCCACGCCCTCGGACCGCCTTCGGCTGGCCGGCCTGTTCGCCCTTCGTGCCGTGCTCGGCCTGTTCGCACCCGCCGGTCTGCTCCTGGCCGCCCTGGTGTTCCAGGTCGTCGCCGTTGTGACGAGCAGCAGGGCCCGGTCCGGTGGCGGCTCCGCCGCCGGACCGCTGGCGCCCGCGCCGCAGCCCGCACAGCCGGCCCGGTACGTGCCGACGCAGGCCGATCGGGGGTTCAGCGCCGGTGCCGCGCCGCAGGTCGCGTACCAGGAACTGCGGCCGCACGAGCCGCGGACGATCGGCGGGTACCACCTGCTCGGGCGCATCGGGGCCGGCGGGATGGGGACGGTGTACCTCGCCCGGCGGGAGGGGGCGGCGACGCAGGTGGCGCTGAAGACCATCAACCCGGAGCTGCTGGACGATGACGACCTGTTGCGCCGTTTCGAGCGCGAGGCGGAGGTGCTGGCCATGGTGTCCGGTGCCTACACCGCCCGGGTGCTCGACTCCGGGGTGGACGCCGGACGCCCTTACCTGGTCATGGAGTTGCTGGACGGGCGGCCCCTCGACGTCCATCTGCGGGAGCAGGGGCCGATCCGTTCCCCCGAGGCGCTGCGGGCCCTGGCGCTGGCGCTGGCTGTCGCGCTGTCCGGGGTGCATCGGCTAGGCCTGGTCCACCGGGACCTCAAGCCCGCCAACATCATGTTGACCACCGCCGGGCCGCGCCTGCTCGATTTCGGCATCGCATCGATCGTGGACGGCACCAGGCTCACCCGCACCGGCGGCGGACCGGGAACCCTGACGTACATGGCGCCGGAGCAGTTCGGCGAGGGGCGCGTCGGCCCGACCGCCGACGTCTGGGCATGGGCGTGCAGCGTGGTGTGCGCGGCCCACGGCAGCAGCCCGTTCGCGGCGACCAGCACGGGAGCCGTGATCCGTCGGATCCTCGACACCGGACCCGAACCGGCCGCGTTGGCGGCGGTACGGTCACTTGACCCAGCTCTCGCGGCAGCCGTCGCCCGTGCGCTGACCGTCGACCCGACGCGCCGCCCGACGGACGGTATGGCGTTGATCGAGCTACTGACGGCCCACCAGAGCCCCCACCACGCCGCCACGGACGCGGCGCCGGCCCTGCGCGACCAGATCACCCAGGGCTGGCGCACGCTGGCGCTCTGA
- a CDS encoding MarR family winged helix-turn-helix transcriptional regulator, producing MENETGHEVADALGDLLKRTLRAGLYQALTENLGEAVDEVTYPVLSGLARTGPRSAADLAAEVGLDRSGVSRRASRLEAAGLVRREPDPADRRAVLLALTEEGARTVETMRRRLADRIEASLSSWPQDEARSFARHLRRFVDEGPFTP from the coding sequence GTGGAAAACGAGACGGGTCACGAGGTCGCCGACGCCCTGGGCGACCTGCTCAAGCGCACCCTCCGGGCCGGCCTCTACCAAGCGCTGACCGAGAACCTCGGCGAAGCCGTCGACGAGGTCACCTACCCGGTGCTCAGCGGCCTCGCCAGAACGGGCCCGCGCAGCGCCGCCGACCTGGCCGCCGAAGTCGGCCTGGACCGTTCCGGCGTCAGCAGGCGGGCGTCCCGGCTCGAAGCCGCCGGGCTGGTGCGGCGCGAACCGGACCCCGCCGACCGTAGGGCCGTACTCCTGGCCCTCACCGAAGAGGGCGCGCGCACGGTGGAGACCATGCGCCGGCGCCTCGCCGACCGGATCGAGGCCTCGCTGAGTTCCTGGCCCCAGGACGAAGCGCGCTCCTTCGCCCGCCACCTGCGCCGCTTCGTCGACGAGGGCCCCTTCACGCCGTAG
- a CDS encoding nuclear transport factor 2 family protein, translated as MTSTDTSTSTHAPAPARAHTDIAAALADLLFTPEVDLHTAVDRHFAPDYRQRTDGTWADRDGFVAHIAHLRTVLAGGSVEVHEELTDGTLYADRHTVRATKKDGSTVRMEVYVFAEFAPDGRFRRIEETTLMLDGADADRNLGSAR; from the coding sequence ATGACCAGCACCGACACCAGCACCAGCACCCACGCCCCCGCCCCCGCCCGCGCCCACACGGACATCGCCGCGGCGCTCGCCGACCTCCTGTTCACCCCGGAAGTCGATCTCCACACGGCCGTCGACCGGCACTTCGCTCCCGACTACCGCCAGCGCACGGACGGCACGTGGGCCGACCGCGACGGGTTCGTCGCGCACATCGCCCATCTGCGCACGGTGCTGGCCGGGGGCAGCGTCGAGGTCCACGAGGAACTGACCGACGGGACCCTGTACGCCGACCGCCACACCGTCCGCGCCACCAAGAAGGACGGCTCCACCGTCCGCATGGAGGTCTACGTCTTCGCCGAGTTCGCCCCCGACGGACGGTTCCGCCGCATCGAGGAGACCACCCTGATGCTGGACGGCGCCGACGCCGACCGGAACCTCGGCAGCGCACGCTGA
- a CDS encoding ABC transporter permease → MRNPLAGTGGLLRLALRRDRVMMPVWIAVVSLLVLSMPASLEATYGTAAERARLLVTMNANGSLRALYGPVFGDSVGALTAWKGGVFAGLCAAVMSLVIVVRHTREEEESGRQEMLSAAMVGRAAPLTAALLAALVANALVVVLVTAGLAGRGAGGALALGAGLGATGLLFAVTAAIAAQLTESARLARGLTGTVLGAAFVLRAAGDAGRAAGGSALTWASPLGWLENVRPFARERWWVFGLFAGACAVLLVLVYVLAGRRDLGMSFLAARPGPARGRLGVASALAWRLQRGSVLGWSAGFLVAGAAFGAMTDGVAQLVGDNAKTREIIERMGGQSGMTDAFLAAMAGMLGMVAALYIVASVLRLGGEENAQRAEPLLAGAVGRIRWAGGHLAIAFGGSALILALGGLGLGLGHGQDVGAAVGACLAQLPAVWVIGALAVLLHGALPRFAVAAWAVAGAALALGWVGPALNLPQAALDLSPFAHLPRLPGPEAVEWIPVLALTGLAALLTVAGLAALRRRDMTA, encoded by the coding sequence ATGAGGAACCCGCTCGCCGGAACGGGAGGCCTGCTGCGCCTCGCGCTGCGCCGCGACCGCGTGATGATGCCGGTGTGGATCGCGGTCGTCTCGCTGCTGGTCCTCAGCATGCCCGCCTCGCTGGAGGCGACGTACGGGACGGCGGCCGAGCGGGCCCGGCTGCTCGTCACCATGAATGCCAACGGCTCGCTGCGCGCCCTGTACGGGCCGGTCTTCGGCGATTCGGTCGGCGCCCTGACCGCCTGGAAGGGCGGGGTCTTCGCCGGGCTGTGCGCCGCCGTCATGAGCCTGGTCATCGTGGTCCGGCACACCCGCGAGGAGGAGGAGAGCGGCCGTCAGGAGATGCTCTCCGCCGCCATGGTGGGGCGCGCGGCCCCGCTGACCGCCGCGCTGCTGGCCGCCCTCGTCGCCAACGCGCTCGTCGTGGTCCTGGTGACGGCCGGGCTGGCGGGCCGGGGCGCGGGCGGGGCGCTGGCGCTGGGGGCCGGGCTCGGCGCGACCGGGCTGCTCTTCGCCGTGACCGCTGCGATCGCCGCGCAGCTCACCGAGAGCGCGCGGCTCGCCAGGGGGCTCACGGGTACGGTGCTGGGCGCGGCGTTCGTGCTGCGCGCCGCCGGGGACGCGGGCCGGGCCGCCGGGGGATCGGCGCTGACCTGGGCATCGCCGCTGGGCTGGCTGGAGAACGTACGGCCCTTCGCCCGCGAACGCTGGTGGGTGTTCGGCCTGTTCGCCGGGGCCTGCGCGGTGCTGCTGGTCCTCGTCTACGTCCTGGCCGGGCGCCGGGACCTGGGCATGAGCTTCCTCGCGGCCCGGCCGGGACCGGCGCGCGGGCGGCTCGGCGTGGCCTCGGCGCTCGCGTGGCGGCTCCAGCGGGGCAGCGTGCTGGGGTGGAGCGCCGGGTTCCTCGTGGCCGGTGCGGCCTTCGGCGCGATGACGGACGGCGTGGCCCAACTGGTCGGCGACAACGCGAAGACCCGCGAGATCATCGAGCGGATGGGCGGGCAGAGCGGGATGACCGACGCCTTCCTCGCGGCGATGGCCGGGATGCTGGGCATGGTGGCCGCGCTGTACATCGTCGCGTCGGTGCTGCGGCTCGGCGGCGAGGAGAACGCGCAGCGCGCAGAACCGCTCCTCGCGGGCGCCGTCGGGCGGATCCGCTGGGCGGGCGGGCACCTGGCGATCGCCTTCGGCGGGTCGGCGCTGATCCTGGCCCTGGGCGGGCTCGGGCTGGGCCTCGGGCACGGTCAGGACGTGGGCGCGGCGGTCGGGGCCTGCCTCGCGCAGCTCCCGGCGGTGTGGGTGATCGGGGCGCTGGCCGTGCTGCTGCACGGCGCGCTCCCGCGGTTCGCGGTGGCCGCCTGGGCGGTGGCCGGGGCGGCGCTGGCCCTGGGCTGGGTCGGCCCGGCGCTGAACCTCCCGCAGGCCGCCCTGGACCTCTCGCCCTTCGCGCACCTGCCCCGACTGCCCGGGCCCGAAGCCGTCGAGTGGATACCGGTGCTCGCCCTGACCGGGCTGGCGGCCCTGCTGACGGTGGCGGGCCTGGCCGCACTGCGCCGCCGCGACATGACCGCCTGA
- a CDS encoding ABC transporter ATP-binding protein, which yields MTKAISVAGLHKSFGRTHALDGLDLSVATGEVHGFLGPNGSGKSTTIRVLLGLLRADSGTAELLGGDPWADAVSLHRRVAYVPGDVTLWRNLSGGEVIDLYGRLRGGLDEGRRADLIERFELDPTKKGRTYSKGNRQKVALVAAFAADVDLLILDEPTSGLDPLMEEVFQSCVADARAAGRTVLLSSHILSEVETLCDRVSIIRKGRTVESGSLAELRHLTRTSITAELAAAPNGLAHLPGVHDVEVRGLRIRLQADTDKLDAVLRALAASGVRSLTSTPPTLEELFLRHYADADADANANADGGAR from the coding sequence ATGACGAAGGCCATCAGTGTCGCCGGACTCCACAAGTCGTTCGGCCGCACCCACGCACTGGACGGGCTCGACCTCTCGGTCGCGACCGGGGAGGTCCACGGCTTCCTCGGCCCCAACGGCTCCGGGAAGTCCACGACCATCCGGGTCCTGCTGGGTCTGCTGCGCGCGGACTCCGGCACCGCCGAACTCCTCGGCGGCGACCCCTGGGCGGACGCGGTCTCCCTGCACCGCCGCGTCGCCTATGTGCCCGGTGACGTCACGCTGTGGCGCAACCTCTCGGGCGGCGAGGTCATAGACCTGTACGGGCGGTTGCGCGGCGGCCTCGACGAGGGCCGCCGGGCCGACCTGATCGAGCGGTTCGAACTCGACCCGACGAAGAAGGGGCGCACGTACTCCAAGGGCAACCGGCAGAAGGTCGCGCTCGTCGCCGCCTTCGCCGCCGACGTGGACCTCCTGATCCTCGACGAGCCCACCTCCGGCCTCGATCCGCTGATGGAGGAGGTCTTCCAGAGCTGCGTCGCCGACGCCCGCGCCGCCGGACGGACCGTCCTGCTCAGCTCGCACATCCTCAGCGAGGTCGAGACCCTCTGCGACCGGGTCAGCATCATCCGCAAGGGGCGCACGGTGGAGAGCGGCAGCCTCGCCGAGCTGCGCCACCTCACGCGCACCTCGATCACCGCCGAACTCGCCGCCGCCCCCAACGGACTCGCGCACCTGCCCGGGGTGCACGACGTGGAGGTGCGGGGGCTGAGGATCCGTCTGCAGGCCGACACCGACAAGCTGGACGCCGTCCTGCGCGCCCTCGCCGCGTCGGGGGTCCGCTCGCTGACCTCGACCCCGCCGACGCTGGAGGAGCTGTTCCTCCGCCACTACGCGGACGCGGACGCGGACGCGAACGCGAACGCGGACGGGGGTGCGCGATGA
- a CDS encoding GbsR/MarR family transcriptional regulator: MKTETETATETATGTATGTAAAEARDAEAVSRFVERFASQLTEAGMQRMASRVFAALLASDGGAMTSAELSLALQISPAAVSGAVGYLTQVNMVSREREPGSRRDRYVLHNELWYETFTRRDQVLTLWEKTLREGAAGLGPDTPAGTRIAETAAFFEFLQGEMLAMMDRWRVHRATLDLP, from the coding sequence ATGAAGACGGAAACCGAGACGGCGACCGAGACGGCAACCGGGACGGCAACCGGGACGGCCGCGGCCGAGGCGCGCGACGCGGAAGCGGTCTCCCGCTTCGTGGAGCGCTTCGCCTCGCAGCTGACCGAGGCCGGCATGCAGCGCATGGCCTCGCGGGTCTTCGCCGCACTGCTGGCCAGCGACGGCGGTGCGATGACCTCGGCCGAGCTGAGCCTGGCCCTGCAGATCAGCCCGGCCGCGGTGTCGGGCGCCGTCGGCTACCTCACCCAGGTCAACATGGTCAGCCGGGAGCGCGAGCCGGGCTCCCGCCGCGACCGCTACGTCCTGCACAACGAGCTCTGGTACGAGACCTTCACCCGCCGCGACCAGGTGCTGACCCTCTGGGAGAAGACCCTGCGCGAGGGCGCGGCCGGCCTGGGCCCGGACACCCCCGCCGGGACCCGCATCGCCGAGACGGCGGCCTTCTTCGAGTTCCTCCAGGGCGAGATGCTGGCCATGATGGACCGCTGGCGCGTCCACCGCGCCACGCTCGACCTGCCATAA
- a CDS encoding diacylglycerol kinase, with protein sequence MSHAGAPVGGLLVLVDPVARRLDGESVRIAKDVLSAGAAAKICLPESLEEFARALARRGHRQPVIVGDDQALVRAVGLLHRRRELADAALALVPVGAAGSLSLARSLGVPVGAVAGARAVLDGVVRSRDLLVDDSDGVVLGGLRIAGAPGPPGGFPGGARGAGGAGGRFGAADSGSGSGSGTGAVAGLAVARAAAPGAPGAGGALSVWSACRSLVRTLVRPPVGRGAAPVQRLRLRVEADGVLVSDVDQAVADVAVAARDGLVEVVVRMVDAGPAVIGRGLSVTVSGADFRYRADHADTGPVRRRTWTLRPGAWGLTLPR encoded by the coding sequence ATGAGCCATGCGGGCGCGCCGGTAGGCGGCCTGCTCGTGCTCGTCGACCCGGTCGCCCGCCGCCTCGACGGCGAGTCCGTGCGGATCGCGAAGGATGTCTTGTCGGCGGGGGCGGCGGCGAAGATCTGCCTCCCCGAGAGCCTTGAGGAGTTTGCGCGGGCCCTTGCCCGCCGGGGTCATCGGCAGCCGGTGATCGTGGGTGACGACCAGGCGCTCGTGCGCGCCGTGGGGCTGCTGCACCGGCGCCGCGAGCTGGCCGACGCGGCGCTCGCGCTGGTGCCCGTGGGGGCCGCCGGATCGCTGTCGCTGGCGCGCTCGCTGGGCGTGCCGGTGGGGGCGGTGGCCGGGGCGCGGGCGGTGCTCGACGGGGTCGTGCGCAGCCGTGACCTGCTGGTTGACGACAGCGACGGGGTGGTGCTGGGGGGTCTGCGGATCGCCGGGGCGCCGGGGCCGCCGGGTGGTTTCCCGGGGGGCGCGCGGGGTGCGGGTGGCGCGGGTGGTCGTTTTGGAGCGGCTGATTCCGGTTCCGGATCGGGATCCGGGACGGGCGCCGTGGCCGGGCTCGCGGTGGCGCGGGCCGCCGCGCCGGGGGCGCCCGGGGCGGGCGGTGCGCTGTCCGTGTGGAGCGCGTGCCGGTCGCTGGTGCGGACCCTGGTGCGGCCGCCCGTGGGCCGCGGCGCGGCTCCCGTGCAGCGGCTGCGGCTGCGGGTGGAGGCGGACGGAGTGCTGGTCAGCGATGTGGACCAGGCGGTGGCGGACGTGGCCGTGGCCGCCCGCGACGGATTGGTCGAAGTCGTTGTCCGGATGGTGGACGCCGGACCCGCGGTGATCGGGCGGGGGCTGTCCGTGACGGTTTCGGGGGCGGATTTCCGCTACCGCGCCGACCACGCCGACACCGGTCCGGTGCGCCGCCGGACGTGGACCCTGCGGCCGGGGGCGTGGGGGCTGACGCTGCCCCGGTGA
- a CDS encoding adenylosuccinate synthase — MPALVLLGAQWGDEGKGKATDLLGGSVDYVVRYQGGNNAGHTVVVGDQKYALHLLPSGILSPGCTPVIGNGVVVDPAVLLSELRGLNERGIDTSKLLLSGNAHLITPYNVTLDKVGERFLGKRKIGTTGRGIGPTYADKINRIGIRVQDLYDESILTQKVEAALEGKNQLLAKLYNRRAIDAAQIVDEMLGYAELIKPYVADTTLIINNALDEDKVVLFEGGQGTLLDVDHGTYPFVTSSNPTAGGACTGAGVGPTKISRVIGILKAYTTRVGAGPFPTELFDADGEALRRIGGERGVTTGRDRRCGWFDAPIARYATRVNGLTDFFLTKLDVLTGWEEIPVCVAYEIDGKRVEELPYSQTDFHHAKPIYETFPGWSEDITKAKTFDELPKNAKAYVKALEEMSGAPISAIGVGPGRTETIEINSFL, encoded by the coding sequence GTGCCCGCTCTTGTGCTGCTCGGAGCTCAGTGGGGTGACGAGGGCAAGGGAAAGGCCACCGACCTGCTCGGTGGATCCGTTGACTATGTAGTGCGCTACCAGGGTGGCAACAACGCCGGCCACACGGTCGTCGTGGGCGACCAGAAGTACGCACTGCACCTTCTCCCTTCCGGCATCCTCTCCCCCGGATGCACCCCGGTCATCGGCAACGGTGTCGTCGTCGACCCGGCCGTCCTGCTCTCCGAGCTGCGCGGCCTGAACGAGCGCGGCATCGACACCTCCAAGCTGCTCCTGAGCGGCAACGCGCACCTCATCACGCCGTACAACGTCACCCTCGACAAGGTCGGCGAGCGCTTCCTCGGCAAGCGGAAGATCGGCACGACCGGCCGTGGCATCGGCCCGACGTACGCGGACAAGATCAACCGCATCGGCATCCGCGTCCAGGACCTCTACGACGAGTCGATCCTCACCCAGAAGGTCGAAGCGGCGCTCGAAGGCAAGAACCAGCTGCTCGCGAAGCTGTACAACCGCCGCGCGATCGACGCAGCCCAGATCGTCGACGAGATGCTCGGCTACGCGGAGCTGATCAAGCCCTACGTCGCCGACACCACCCTCATCATCAACAACGCGCTCGACGAGGACAAGGTCGTGCTGTTCGAGGGCGGCCAGGGCACGCTGCTCGACGTCGACCACGGCACGTACCCCTTCGTCACCTCCTCGAACCCGACCGCGGGCGGCGCCTGCACGGGTGCGGGTGTCGGCCCGACGAAGATCTCGCGCGTCATCGGCATCCTGAAGGCGTACACGACCCGCGTCGGCGCGGGCCCGTTCCCGACCGAGCTGTTCGACGCGGACGGCGAGGCGCTGCGCCGCATCGGCGGCGAGCGCGGCGTCACCACCGGCCGTGACCGCCGCTGCGGCTGGTTCGACGCCCCGATCGCCCGCTACGCGACCCGCGTGAACGGCCTGACGGACTTCTTCCTCACCAAGCTCGACGTCCTCACCGGCTGGGAAGAGATCCCGGTCTGCGTGGCGTACGAGATCGACGGCAAGCGCGTCGAGGAGCTGCCCTACTCGCAGACCGACTTCCACCACGCGAAGCCGATCTACGAAACCTTCCCGGGCTGGTCCGAGGACATCACCAAGGCGAAGACCTTCGACGAGCTGCCGAAGAACGCCAAGGCGTACGTCAAGGCGCTGGAGGAGATGTCGGGCGCCCCGATCTCCGCGATCGGCGTCGGCCCCGGCCGCACCGAGACGATCGAGATCAACTCGTTCCTGTAG
- a CDS encoding DUF1906 domain-containing protein — protein sequence MRTLLRNLGLTAASLALLGATTPAPPPTEVMHGLGFDACAAPPLKAMRAWYGTSPYRTVGIYVSGSQRHCAQPELTAEWVRQVRAMGWRLVPAHVGMQAPCNDYPHKTERFAPARAADQGRDQAREAVRALTALGIGKDSPVYLDIESYAVKDAPAECGRAVVDAVVGWTRELKASGYRAGFYSSLGSGVRDLAEAARAGRSPLPEALWYARWDQQETTADQGPLTAGLWPKDARIHQFAGNVKETWGGETLTIDRNRLDGPVAR from the coding sequence GTGCGCACTCTTCTGCGGAACCTCGGCCTGACCGCCGCCTCCCTCGCCCTCCTCGGGGCGACCACCCCCGCCCCGCCGCCCACCGAGGTGATGCACGGCCTGGGCTTCGACGCCTGCGCCGCGCCTCCCTTGAAGGCCATGCGCGCGTGGTACGGCACGTCCCCCTACCGGACCGTTGGCATCTACGTCAGCGGCAGCCAACGGCATTGCGCGCAGCCGGAACTGACGGCCGAGTGGGTCCGTCAGGTACGGGCGATGGGCTGGCGGCTGGTTCCCGCGCACGTCGGCATGCAGGCCCCCTGCAACGACTACCCGCACAAGACCGAGCGCTTCGCGCCCGCCCGCGCCGCCGACCAGGGGCGGGACCAGGCGCGGGAGGCGGTACGGGCGCTCACCGCGCTCGGCATCGGGAAGGACAGCCCCGTCTACCTCGACATCGAGTCGTACGCCGTCAAGGACGCGCCCGCGGAATGCGGCCGGGCCGTCGTCGACGCGGTGGTCGGGTGGACGCGGGAACTCAAGGCCTCCGGCTACCGCGCCGGGTTCTACTCCAGCCTCGGCTCCGGCGTCCGCGACCTCGCCGAAGCGGCCCGCGCGGGCCGTTCCCCGCTCCCGGAGGCCCTCTGGTACGCGCGCTGGGACCAGCAGGAGACGACGGCGGACCAGGGCCCGCTGACCGCCGGCCTGTGGCCGAAGGACGCGCGCATCCACCAGTTCGCGGGCAACGTGAAGGAGACCTGGGGCGGCGAGACCCTCACCATCGACCGCAACCGCCTGGACGGCCCGGTGGCGCGGTAG
- a CDS encoding helix-turn-helix domain-containing protein, with product MPLPDDDHIGSRIREQRRLARLTQRELADRIPYSLSLLNQVECGARPATPGFVAAVAAALRVDTSKLTGPPAATALPPDRLLALVAPIREALDRFDLGPNHDLTALRATPRLIAEADAVCQQVRATHLRAAAKTLPPLIVELTHTVWSAPSTPAWGALASAYRTAHDVALKLDHPDLARVALDRMGWAADRASDPCIEAVQRYKRATLWRCATSAPLITSGQALLARETSREALAVNGQLHLGLATVAAKNNDPTAVETHLAAAREMAARVGGEAGDVHWLSFGQVNVKLHELGTSITMGNFDEALGRARTLKLPASTLTSRRARYLVDRALVEMEAGSAATSLKFLAEARRVAPEQTRHLPGTRATIRGLVHMSRRAPDSLGGMARWVGL from the coding sequence ATGCCTCTACCTGACGATGACCACATCGGTTCCCGGATCCGGGAGCAGCGGCGGCTCGCCCGCCTGACGCAGCGCGAGTTGGCCGACCGGATCCCGTACAGCCTCAGTCTCCTGAACCAAGTCGAGTGCGGCGCGCGCCCCGCGACTCCCGGTTTCGTGGCGGCGGTGGCGGCCGCGCTACGGGTGGACACATCCAAACTGACAGGCCCCCCAGCGGCGACCGCTCTCCCTCCCGACCGGCTGCTCGCATTGGTCGCCCCGATCAGGGAAGCGCTCGACCGGTTCGACCTCGGACCGAACCACGACCTCACCGCGCTCCGTGCGACGCCGCGGCTGATTGCCGAGGCGGACGCCGTGTGCCAGCAGGTACGTGCCACCCACCTCCGGGCTGCGGCGAAGACGTTGCCGCCGCTGATCGTCGAGTTGACGCACACGGTGTGGTCGGCTCCGTCGACCCCCGCATGGGGAGCCCTCGCTTCCGCGTATCGGACTGCGCACGATGTGGCGTTGAAGCTGGACCACCCGGATCTCGCCCGCGTGGCCCTGGACCGCATGGGCTGGGCCGCTGACCGGGCCTCGGACCCGTGCATCGAGGCAGTGCAGCGGTACAAGCGAGCGACCCTGTGGCGCTGTGCGACGAGCGCTCCGCTCATCACCTCCGGACAGGCGTTGCTCGCGAGGGAAACGAGCCGCGAGGCCCTTGCCGTGAACGGGCAACTACACCTCGGGCTTGCAACCGTGGCTGCGAAGAACAACGACCCCACCGCGGTGGAGACTCACCTCGCTGCGGCACGAGAGATGGCCGCCCGTGTCGGGGGCGAGGCGGGCGATGTGCACTGGCTCAGCTTCGGGCAGGTCAACGTCAAGCTCCACGAACTGGGCACGTCAATCACGATGGGCAACTTCGATGAGGCCCTCGGCCGGGCCCGGACGCTCAAGCTGCCGGCCTCGACGCTGACGTCGCGGCGTGCCCGCTACCTCGTGGACCGGGCGCTTGTGGAGATGGAGGCGGGCTCGGCGGCGACATCGCTCAAGTTCCTGGCCGAGGCGCGAAGGGTGGCACCAGAGCAGACCCGGCACCTGCCAGGGACTCGGGCCACGATCCGGGGGTTGGTGCACATGTCGCGGCGGGCGCCGGACAGTTTGGGCGGGATGGCGCGTTGGGTCGGTCTGTAG
- a CDS encoding flavoprotein: MTTRTLYLLCSAAPPVFEIAGVIEEAQRRGWDVCLGLTPAAAEWLEESLPGLAALTGHPVRSRYKQPGQADVWPVADAVLVAPATMNTVNCWALGITGSWLVGFVAEGIGKGIPMTVMPCVNSAYVRHPQFPLSLETLRTAGVRVLFGAGGFEPNESGEKRPYPWGLALDAVGEPVL; the protein is encoded by the coding sequence ATGACGACGAGGACGCTGTATCTGCTCTGTTCGGCCGCGCCGCCCGTTTTTGAGATCGCCGGGGTCATCGAGGAGGCGCAGCGGCGTGGGTGGGACGTGTGTCTTGGGTTGACGCCTGCGGCCGCCGAGTGGCTGGAGGAGAGTCTTCCGGGGCTCGCCGCGCTGACCGGGCATCCTGTGCGTTCGCGGTACAAGCAGCCCGGGCAGGCGGATGTGTGGCCGGTGGCGGACGCGGTGCTCGTGGCTCCGGCGACGATGAACACCGTCAACTGCTGGGCGCTGGGGATCACCGGGTCGTGGCTCGTCGGGTTCGTCGCGGAGGGCATCGGCAAGGGGATTCCGATGACGGTGATGCCGTGCGTGAACTCGGCGTACGTACGGCATCCGCAGTTTCCGCTGTCGCTGGAGACGCTGCGTACGGCGGGGGTGCGGGTGTTGTTCGGGGCGGGAGGGTTCGAGCCGAACGAGTCCGGGGAGAAGCGGCCTTATCCGTGGGGGCTGGCGCTGGACGCGGTCGGTGAGCCGGTTCTGTAG